In a genomic window of Flavobacterium crassostreae:
- a CDS encoding DUF294 nucleotidyltransferase-like domain-containing protein, with protein sequence MNTIANQIADFLKVYAPFKYLTYEELSNIASTIRVLNLEVNTTLFQVEETLHDCFYVVASGLVNLSVIVDAEETILNKCHEGALFGLRPFFAKNNYTMTAKAREESIVYAIPIAVFRPFVANNTEVLNFMLENFAVNTHNSKDKESMHNNQISDTVYYTGQTSEMQYFQTLSYNNQPIIVSPFSLVQDVAQLMAESKNTSAIICKNNLPVGIVTDKDFSSKIATGRVAISAMVDKIMVAPVLTVLENISLAEAQLLMLKNGVTHLCVTKDGSDQSVVKGVISEHDLVVAQANNPGVLIKEIKRSQTALELKQIRLRMADLILTSIQKNIPLTHLTNIASEINFALLKRAIELSILDIGSAPTRFAWFSIGSQGRKEQLLFTDQDSILVFEDVVPEKYRETKDYFLNLAQKTTSILETVGYPLCPNGHMASTILWCKSLSDWIKQYTNWIHTPGENSKDLSSIFFDYEIVFGEQKMEDALNDTIFKNGDKNTLFYDFLGNDALRKNTPLTFFKNFHVEEEGPNKDKFDIKTRALMPLIDGARLFAISHGIRGINNTYMRFKQLAIKDPKHAEVYLECAEAFLFLSKLRTLEGVKNDTSGQYINLEELSKIDKEKLKNALAPMRDLEHLIKDTFQLTQFS encoded by the coding sequence ATGAATACTATTGCCAATCAAATTGCAGATTTTTTGAAAGTGTATGCTCCCTTTAAATATTTAACATATGAAGAATTAAGCAACATAGCCTCTACTATCCGCGTACTTAATTTAGAGGTCAATACCACTCTTTTTCAAGTGGAAGAAACCTTGCACGATTGTTTTTATGTGGTAGCCTCTGGTTTGGTTAATTTGTCTGTGATTGTAGATGCCGAAGAAACCATTTTGAATAAATGCCATGAAGGAGCATTATTTGGACTGCGCCCTTTTTTTGCCAAAAATAACTATACCATGACCGCCAAAGCGCGCGAAGAAAGTATTGTTTATGCCATTCCGATAGCAGTTTTTAGACCATTTGTGGCAAATAATACGGAGGTTTTAAATTTTATGCTCGAAAATTTTGCGGTAAACACCCACAATTCTAAAGATAAAGAAAGCATGCACAACAACCAAATCTCGGATACGGTTTATTATACCGGACAAACCTCAGAGATGCAATACTTTCAAACCCTATCTTACAATAACCAACCTATTATTGTCTCGCCTTTTAGTTTGGTACAGGATGTTGCTCAATTAATGGCCGAATCTAAAAATACTAGCGCAATTATTTGCAAAAATAACCTTCCGGTAGGGATTGTAACGGATAAAGATTTTTCGTCCAAAATAGCCACCGGAAGGGTTGCTATATCTGCAATGGTAGATAAAATCATGGTTGCTCCGGTGCTTACTGTTCTAGAAAACATATCCCTTGCCGAAGCCCAACTTTTGATGCTAAAAAATGGCGTTACTCATTTATGTGTTACTAAAGATGGCTCAGACCAATCGGTTGTAAAGGGAGTTATCTCTGAGCATGATTTGGTGGTTGCTCAAGCAAATAATCCAGGGGTTTTAATCAAAGAAATTAAACGTTCACAGACGGCTTTAGAGTTAAAACAAATTAGATTGCGTATGGCAGATTTGATACTAACCTCGATTCAAAAAAACATACCCCTGACACACCTAACCAATATTGCTAGCGAAATAAATTTTGCACTCTTAAAACGAGCCATTGAACTTTCTATTTTAGATATCGGCTCCGCTCCTACTCGTTTTGCTTGGTTTAGCATTGGTAGTCAAGGCAGAAAAGAACAACTATTATTCACAGACCAAGACAGTATTTTAGTTTTTGAGGATGTTGTTCCTGAAAAATATAGAGAAACCAAAGATTATTTTTTAAATTTAGCACAAAAAACCACGTCTATTTTAGAAACAGTGGGCTACCCATTGTGCCCTAATGGCCACATGGCAAGTACTATTTTGTGGTGTAAATCGCTATCGGATTGGATAAAACAATATACCAATTGGATCCATACTCCAGGAGAAAATAGCAAGGATTTAAGTAGTATCTTTTTTGATTATGAAATTGTTTTTGGAGAACAAAAAATGGAAGATGCACTCAATGATACCATATTCAAAAATGGAGATAAAAATACTTTATTTTATGATTTTTTGGGTAACGATGCTTTAAGAAAAAATACGCCTTTAACTTTCTTTAAAAATTTTCATGTTGAAGAAGAAGGCCCCAACAAAGATAAATTTGATATCAAAACTCGAGCCCTAATGCCGCTAATTGATGGTGCACGTTTGTTTGCTATTAGCCATGGTATACGCGGAATCAATAACACCTATATGCGTTTTAAACAATTAGCCATTAAAGATCCAAAGCACGCAGAGGTTTATTTAGAATGTGCCGAAGCTTTTTTGTTTTTATCCAAGTTACGAACCCTAGAAGGCGTAAAAAATGATACTTCTGGGCAGTATATTAATCTTGAAGAGTTGTCAAAAATAGATAAAGAAAAGCTAAAAAATGCCTTGGCACCAATGCGAGATTTAGAGCACTTAATAAAAGATACGTTTCAATTAACACAATTTTCTTAA
- a CDS encoding 3'-5' exonuclease, with amino-acid sequence MLDWIKNINKEYPEFWKTYLSKFEKKSKRYVVLSTETTGLNITKDVIISIAAFAVVDNSIFIEDNFEKIVLQYKYFHENKLTNEFTIESKMEKLGESEAIQKLIDYLGNAIIVGYHVDFEVEMINAALEKLGCGRLKNEALDIEIMYQKLQEVTDKSFTLKELVDAFKIPVRDRISAADDAYTIALLFLKLKSRLKIA; translated from the coding sequence ATGCTAGACTGGATTAAAAACATCAATAAAGAATACCCAGAGTTCTGGAAAACCTACCTATCTAAATTTGAAAAAAAATCTAAGAGATATGTAGTTTTATCTACTGAAACTACGGGTTTAAATATCACAAAAGACGTTATTATTAGTATAGCTGCCTTTGCAGTGGTGGATAATAGTATTTTTATTGAGGATAATTTTGAAAAAATAGTATTGCAATACAAATATTTTCATGAAAACAAGCTTACCAATGAGTTTACCATCGAAAGTAAAATGGAAAAATTAGGAGAGTCTGAGGCCATCCAAAAACTAATAGACTATTTAGGCAATGCAATTATTGTGGGGTATCATGTAGATTTTGAAGTAGAAATGATTAATGCCGCTTTAGAAAAATTGGGGTGTGGCCGTTTAAAAAACGAAGCATTAGATATTGAAATCATGTACCAAAAACTACAAGAAGTGACCGACAAATCGTTTACTTTAAAAGAATTAGTGGATGCTTTTAAAATACCTGTCAGAGACCGAATTTCTGCGGCAGACGATGCCTATACTATTGCATTATTGTTTTTAAAACTTAAATCTAGATTAAAGATTGCTTAA
- a CDS encoding protein rep: MLDNDTVLVRQELKQSSEKVEMYKTLLHSMRNVAKKNYTVKETKEHRRPRIQYCGYKPHGNDNNPIKLCSSEKGNLFFSGLANCGGYWRCPVCALKIANNKQELLSALITSHQKEGKTIGFLTLTVRHSAKDPLIKTLDKLLSNFKAFQNTRWYQDNKKEIELFGMVKTLEITYSFLNGWHPHLHVLFFYDNSKGASSIEFQKRFISRWSKFRDNNGLVSAQNQKILTTDISDYLAKYDITHEMTKGNIKGSKGLTPFTCLAKIALGDYEDYQQKRLLYWVYATYVEYTQGRHYVNISRSLLKKYAEQIEEFNKTDQEIVDETNIDEILLKISLPVWRKIALNDLQPLVLNKYKENGLNSVYNLLTYFNDFKDLQIEIDKHNIPLLI; the protein is encoded by the coding sequence TTGCTTGATAATGATACGGTTTTGGTACGCCAAGAATTAAAGCAATCTTCCGAAAAAGTGGAAATGTATAAAACCCTCCTGCACTCAATGCGGAATGTTGCCAAAAAGAATTACACGGTAAAAGAAACAAAGGAACACCGACGTCCACGCATTCAATACTGCGGTTACAAACCCCACGGAAACGATAACAACCCTATTAAATTATGCAGCAGCGAAAAAGGAAACTTGTTTTTTTCGGGGCTTGCGAATTGTGGCGGTTACTGGAGATGTCCCGTTTGTGCATTGAAAATAGCAAACAATAAACAAGAATTATTAAGCGCTTTAATCACTTCTCATCAAAAAGAGGGCAAAACAATTGGCTTTTTAACGCTTACGGTTAGGCATTCTGCAAAAGACCCTTTAATTAAGACGTTAGACAAGCTTTTAAGCAATTTTAAAGCATTCCAAAACACTCGCTGGTATCAAGACAATAAAAAAGAAATAGAGCTCTTTGGCATGGTTAAAACGCTTGAAATTACCTACAGTTTTTTAAATGGATGGCATCCGCATTTACACGTACTTTTTTTTTACGATAATTCAAAAGGTGCTTCCTCAATTGAATTTCAAAAACGTTTTATTTCCCGCTGGTCAAAATTTCGGGATAATAACGGTTTGGTTTCGGCTCAAAATCAAAAAATTTTAACAACCGATATATCCGACTATCTCGCAAAATACGATATAACGCATGAAATGACTAAAGGAAATATAAAAGGGTCTAAAGGATTGACCCCTTTTACCTGTCTAGCCAAAATAGCATTAGGAGACTATGAAGATTACCAACAAAAAAGGCTTTTATACTGGGTATACGCAACTTACGTCGAATACACACAAGGCAGGCACTATGTTAATATATCCAGAAGCTTACTAAAAAAATATGCGGAACAAATAGAAGAGTTTAACAAAACCGACCAAGAAATAGTAGATGAAACCAATATTGATGAAATTTTATTAAAAATTTCCCTCCCTGTATGGCGCAAAATAGCATTAAATGACTTGCAACCTCTCGTTTTGAACAAATACAAAGAAAACGGTTTAAATTCGGTATACAACCTACTAACCTACTTTAACGATTTTAAAGATTTACAAATAGAAATTGACAAACATAATATACCCCTTTTGATATGA
- the ilvB gene encoding biosynthetic-type acetolactate synthase large subunit produces MKTNRISGAEAVIRCLLEEGVDLVYGYPGGAIMPVYDELYKFKDQLQHVLVRHEQGATHAAQGFARVTGKVGVAIATSGPGATNLVTGIADAQIDSTPMVCITGQVGKHLLGSDAFQETDIIGISTPVTKWNYQITEASEIPAILAKAFYIARSGRPGPVLVDITKNAQFDELDFSYQKCTGIRSYLAVPKLNLDKVAQAATLINKAKKPLIVFGQGIILGQAEALLKEFIEKTGIPAAWTILGLSALPTDHPLNVGMLGMHGNYAPNKLTNECDLLIALGMRFDDRVTGNLDTYAKQAKVIHFDIDPAEIDKNVKTDVAVLADVKESLAAILPLVEKKAHNSWHNEFKELYKIECEKVIDEELKPSKNGISMGETIEMINKHSKGDAIMVSDVGQHQMFTCRYSKFNQSKSNVTSGGLGTMGFALPAAIGAKMGRPDREVVAIIGDGGFQMTIQELGTIFQTKVPVKIVVLNNEFLGMVRQWQQLFFDKRYASTEMTNPNFVAIAQGYYIQAKKVTKREDLDAAVAEMMASKESYFLEVMVEKENNVFPMIPTGASVSDIRLS; encoded by the coding sequence ATGAAAACAAATAGAATATCCGGTGCCGAAGCCGTTATAAGATGCTTATTAGAAGAAGGAGTAGACTTAGTTTATGGCTACCCAGGTGGAGCCATAATGCCTGTTTATGATGAATTATATAAATTCAAAGACCAATTGCAACACGTATTAGTACGTCACGAACAAGGAGCCACACATGCCGCTCAAGGTTTTGCACGAGTAACTGGCAAAGTAGGGGTTGCAATTGCTACCTCAGGACCAGGAGCTACAAATCTAGTTACCGGAATTGCAGATGCCCAAATAGACTCCACTCCAATGGTTTGTATTACAGGACAAGTAGGCAAACATCTATTGGGTTCGGATGCTTTTCAAGAAACAGACATTATCGGGATATCTACCCCAGTAACCAAATGGAACTACCAAATAACCGAAGCTTCAGAAATTCCAGCCATCTTAGCCAAAGCCTTTTATATCGCTAGATCTGGTCGTCCGGGTCCTGTATTGGTAGACATTACCAAAAACGCACAATTTGACGAGTTAGATTTTAGCTATCAAAAATGTACCGGAATTAGAAGTTATCTTGCGGTTCCAAAATTAAATTTAGACAAAGTAGCACAAGCAGCCACACTAATTAATAAAGCCAAAAAACCATTAATTGTTTTTGGACAAGGCATTATTTTGGGGCAAGCCGAAGCGTTATTAAAAGAATTTATCGAAAAAACCGGGATACCTGCTGCTTGGACCATATTAGGACTTTCGGCCCTACCTACAGACCACCCTCTAAACGTAGGAATGTTAGGTATGCACGGAAATTATGCTCCCAACAAACTTACCAACGAATGCGATTTACTAATTGCCTTAGGAATGCGTTTTGATGACCGTGTGACCGGAAATTTAGACACCTATGCCAAACAAGCCAAAGTAATTCATTTTGACATTGATCCAGCTGAGATTGACAAAAACGTAAAAACAGATGTTGCTGTTCTGGCAGACGTAAAAGAATCTTTGGCGGCAATACTTCCTTTGGTTGAAAAAAAAGCACACAATTCGTGGCATAACGAGTTTAAAGAATTATACAAAATAGAATGCGAAAAAGTTATTGACGAGGAGCTAAAACCAAGCAAAAACGGAATTTCTATGGGCGAAACCATCGAAATGATCAACAAACACTCCAAAGGAGATGCTATAATGGTATCCGATGTAGGACAACACCAAATGTTTACTTGTCGTTACTCCAAATTCAACCAATCCAAAAGTAATGTAACCTCAGGCGGTTTAGGTACCATGGGATTTGCTTTGCCGGCAGCTATAGGCGCCAAAATGGGTAGACCAGATCGCGAAGTAGTAGCAATTATTGGCGATGGTGGGTTTCAGATGACAATTCAAGAACTAGGCACTATATTTCAGACCAAAGTACCCGTAAAAATAGTAGTACTTAACAATGAATTTTTAGGAATGGTACGCCAATGGCAGCAATTGTTTTTTGACAAAAGATATGCCTCCACAGAGATGACCAATCCTAATTTTGTTGCCATTGCCCAAGGCTATTACATCCAAGCAAAAAAAGTAACCAAAAGAGAAGATCTAGACGCAGCCGTTGCAGAAATGATGGCATCCAAAGAGTCTTACTTTCTGGAAGTTATGGTAGAGAAAGAAAACAATGTATTCCCAATGATTCCAACAGGAGCGTCCGTTTCTGATATCCGATTAAGTTAA
- the ilvC gene encoding ketol-acid reductoisomerase: protein MANYFNSLPLRLQLEQLRVCEFMDQSEFVDGIAALKGKKIVIVGCGAQGLNQGLNMRDSGLDISYALRQEAIDQKRASYSNAADNGFTVGTFEDLIPTADLVCNLTPDKQHTAVVNTIMPLMKEGATLSYSHGFNIVEEGMQIRKDLTVIMCAPKCPGSEVREEYKRGFGVPTLIAVHPENDPKKVGFAQAKAYAVATGGHKAGVLNSSFVAEVKSDLMGEQTILCGMLQTGSILCFDKMIEKGIAPGYASKLIQYGWETITEALKHGGITNMMDRLSNPSKIEAYRLSEELKDLMRPLFHKHMDDIISGEFSKNMMIDWNNNDANLLKWRAATAETNFEKTPAQEAPISEQEYFDNGVLMIAMVKAGVELAFETMTETGIIAESAYYESLHELPLIANTVARKKLYEMNRIISDTAEYGCYLFDHACKPLLTEFMKTVETNIIGTPFSNSNSVDNAVLIAVNKSIQAHPIEEVGEWLRASMTAMKKIG, encoded by the coding sequence ATGGCAAATTATTTCAATTCATTACCACTAAGATTACAATTAGAACAATTACGCGTTTGCGAATTCATGGATCAATCCGAATTTGTGGATGGCATAGCTGCCCTAAAAGGCAAAAAAATAGTAATTGTAGGTTGTGGAGCACAAGGTTTAAACCAAGGACTAAACATGAGAGATTCTGGTTTAGATATTTCTTATGCTTTACGTCAAGAAGCTATTGATCAAAAAAGAGCTTCGTATAGTAATGCCGCAGACAACGGTTTCACTGTTGGAACCTTTGAAGATTTAATCCCAACCGCAGATTTGGTTTGTAACTTAACTCCAGATAAACAACACACTGCTGTGGTGAATACCATCATGCCATTGATGAAAGAAGGGGCAACGTTATCCTACTCCCACGGATTTAATATTGTAGAAGAAGGCATGCAAATACGCAAAGACCTTACGGTAATTATGTGTGCACCAAAATGTCCAGGATCTGAAGTACGCGAAGAATACAAGAGAGGATTTGGAGTACCGACCTTAATTGCAGTACATCCTGAAAATGACCCTAAAAAAGTTGGTTTTGCACAAGCAAAAGCCTATGCAGTAGCAACAGGTGGTCACAAAGCAGGGGTTTTAAACTCTTCTTTTGTAGCCGAAGTAAAATCCGATTTAATGGGAGAGCAAACCATACTTTGTGGTATGTTGCAAACAGGATCTATTTTATGTTTTGATAAAATGATCGAAAAAGGAATTGCACCAGGATATGCTTCTAAATTAATTCAATACGGTTGGGAAACCATCACAGAGGCATTAAAGCATGGCGGAATTACCAATATGATGGATCGTTTGTCTAATCCTTCAAAAATTGAAGCATACCGTTTATCCGAAGAATTAAAAGACCTTATGCGTCCTTTATTTCATAAACACATGGATGACATTATCTCTGGAGAATTTTCTAAAAACATGATGATCGACTGGAATAATAACGATGCTAATTTACTTAAATGGAGAGCTGCAACTGCAGAGACTAATTTTGAGAAAACACCAGCACAAGAAGCGCCAATTTCTGAACAAGAATATTTTGACAATGGTGTTCTGATGATTGCAATGGTAAAAGCAGGTGTTGAATTGGCATTTGAAACCATGACCGAAACCGGAATTATTGCAGAATCGGCTTATTACGAATCGTTGCACGAATTGCCATTGATTGCAAATACAGTAGCCAGAAAAAAATTATATGAAATGAATCGAATCATTTCAGATACTGCAGAATACGGTTGTTATTTATTTGACCATGCTTGCAAACCATTATTAACCGAGTTTATGAAAACCGTTGAAACCAACATTATTGGTACCCCATTTTCTAACTCCAATAGTGTAGACAATGCAGTATTAATTGCTGTAAACAAAAGCATCCAAGCACACCCAATTGAAGAAGTAGGAGAATGGTTGCGTGCTTCTATGACAGCTATGAAAAAAATAGGATAA
- the acs gene encoding acetate--CoA ligase, which produces MSYYKVDNLEQYFKHYNKSVREPRKFWGKIAEENFTWYQQWEKVVDFNMAEADIKWFTEAKLNITKNTIDRHLNKRGTKTAIIFEPNDPNEEALHITYNELHQRVCKMANVLREQGIQKGDRVCIYLPIIPELAVSILACARIGAIHSVVFAGFSASAVATRIMDSACKMVLTADGGFRGNKTIELKEIIDEALEKCPSVTRVLVTKRTNTPIQMKEGRDQWLQPLLEEASDNSVAEIMDAEDPLFILYTSGSTGKPKGMVHTTAGYMVHTAYTFKNVFNYEENDIFWCTADIGWITGHSYIVYGPLLNGATTVIFEGVPSYPDFSRFWQIIEKHQITQFYTAPTAIRALAKESLEYVNSYQLQSLKVIGSVGEPINEEAWHWFNDHVGAKKCPVVDTWWQTETGGIMIAPIAFVTPTKPTYATLPLPGIQPVLMDEKRNEIEGNQLVGSLCIKFPWPGIARTIWGDHQRYKDTYFSDFPGKFFTGDGALRDEVGYYRITGRVDDVVIVSGHNLGTAPIEDAINEHPAVAESAIVGFPHEVKGNALYGFVILKETGEYRNKENLFKEINQHITDHVGPIAKLDKIQFVCELPKTRSGKIMRRILRKIAAGDFTDFGDTSTLLNPEIIDQIKDGKI; this is translated from the coding sequence ATGAGTTACTATAAAGTGGATAATTTAGAACAATATTTTAAACATTACAATAAATCGGTTAGAGAACCCAGAAAATTTTGGGGAAAAATTGCCGAAGAAAATTTCACATGGTACCAACAATGGGAAAAAGTAGTCGATTTTAATATGGCCGAAGCAGATATTAAATGGTTTACCGAAGCTAAATTAAACATTACCAAAAACACCATTGATAGACATTTAAATAAAAGAGGAACCAAAACCGCTATTATTTTTGAACCTAATGATCCCAACGAAGAAGCGTTGCATATTACCTACAATGAATTACACCAAAGAGTATGCAAAATGGCAAATGTATTGCGCGAACAAGGCATCCAAAAAGGGGATCGGGTTTGTATCTACTTGCCCATAATACCCGAATTGGCCGTTAGTATTTTGGCATGTGCCAGAATAGGAGCGATTCATTCTGTAGTTTTTGCTGGATTTTCAGCATCTGCGGTAGCTACCAGAATAATGGATAGCGCCTGCAAAATGGTACTTACAGCCGATGGTGGTTTTAGAGGAAACAAAACGATCGAATTAAAAGAAATAATTGACGAAGCTTTAGAAAAATGCCCTTCTGTAACCCGCGTTTTGGTAACCAAAAGAACCAACACGCCTATACAAATGAAAGAAGGTAGAGACCAATGGTTGCAACCACTTTTAGAAGAAGCTTCGGATAATTCAGTGGCAGAAATAATGGATGCCGAAGACCCTCTTTTTATACTCTATACCTCTGGATCTACCGGCAAACCAAAAGGGATGGTACATACCACAGCAGGATATATGGTACATACAGCCTATACCTTCAAGAACGTATTTAATTACGAAGAAAACGATATTTTTTGGTGTACGGCAGATATTGGCTGGATAACGGGTCATTCGTATATTGTATACGGCCCTTTATTAAATGGCGCAACAACCGTGATTTTTGAAGGAGTCCCTTCGTATCCTGACTTTAGTCGTTTTTGGCAAATTATTGAAAAACATCAAATAACCCAATTCTATACCGCACCAACTGCAATTAGAGCTTTGGCAAAAGAAAGTTTAGAGTATGTCAATTCTTACCAACTGCAATCTCTAAAAGTTATTGGCTCAGTAGGAGAACCTATAAATGAAGAAGCTTGGCACTGGTTCAATGACCATGTAGGAGCCAAAAAATGTCCCGTAGTAGATACCTGGTGGCAAACAGAAACAGGAGGTATTATGATAGCGCCAATAGCCTTTGTAACGCCAACCAAGCCTACCTATGCAACGCTTCCGTTGCCGGGCATCCAACCGGTTTTGATGGATGAAAAACGTAATGAAATTGAAGGAAACCAATTAGTCGGTAGTTTGTGTATCAAGTTTCCGTGGCCCGGAATTGCAAGAACAATATGGGGAGACCACCAAAGGTATAAAGACACTTATTTTTCTGATTTTCCTGGAAAATTTTTTACCGGAGATGGCGCTTTGCGCGACGAAGTAGGCTATTATAGAATTACAGGGCGTGTCGATGATGTGGTTATTGTATCGGGACACAACCTAGGTACTGCTCCCATTGAAGATGCTATCAACGAACATCCTGCCGTTGCAGAAAGCGCAATTGTAGGTTTTCCACATGAGGTTAAAGGAAATGCATTGTATGGCTTTGTAATCTTAAAAGAAACCGGAGAATATAGAAACAAAGAAAATCTTTTTAAAGAAATCAACCAACACATTACGGATCATGTTGGGCCGATCGCTAAATTGGATAAAATTCAATTTGTATGTGAATTACCAAAAACTCGTTCCGGAAAAATTATGCGCAGAATATTGCGTAAAATTGCCGCAGGAGATTTTACCGATTTTGGAGATACCTCTACGTTATTAAACCCCGAAATTATTGACCAAATTAAAGACGGAAAAATATAA
- the ilvN gene encoding acetolactate synthase small subunit, whose product MENKTFTISVYSENNVGLLNRISGIFLKRHINILSLNVSESEIETVSRFIIVVDTTEKWVQNIVGQLEKQIDVIKAFYHVDEETIFLENALFKIESSLLFDERKIQNIIKESNSEIVTVSRNFFVISKSGKRSDIEDLYNKLKPFGIMQFVRSGRISISKDKMEISALLEELKHK is encoded by the coding sequence ATGGAAAATAAAACATTCACCATTTCTGTTTATTCAGAAAATAACGTTGGCCTATTAAATAGAATATCCGGTATATTCTTAAAGCGACACATTAATATACTGAGTCTAAATGTTTCAGAATCAGAGATAGAAACAGTATCTAGATTTATTATAGTAGTGGATACTACCGAAAAATGGGTGCAAAATATTGTAGGCCAATTAGAAAAACAAATTGATGTCATCAAAGCATTTTATCATGTGGATGAAGAAACCATCTTTTTAGAAAACGCATTATTCAAGATTGAATCTAGTTTGTTGTTTGATGAACGAAAAATCCAAAACATAATTAAAGAAAGTAACTCCGAGATTGTTACCGTTTCTAGAAATTTCTTTGTGATTTCAAAATCTGGAAAACGCTCCGATATAGAAGATTTATACAACAAATTAAAACCTTTTGGGATCATGCAATTTGTGCGTTCTGGAAGAATATCTATTTCCAAAGACAAAATGGAAATTTCCGCTTTATTAGAAGAATTAAAACATAAATAA